A single region of the Corallococcus caeni genome encodes:
- a CDS encoding endonuclease/exonuclease/phosphatase family protein: protein MKMPEVLEHLPAVGHLLGRKPGGQEDILPRRDPTLTLPDFHAVPLPASERRLGDGRTFIVHHPSPRAPRGPGLTVMSYNILMGGERQEALLEYFTQLEAQDRMPDVIGLQEAGVPMAVLLASRFGFHLAYQGSDGDDGTRLVNGKAWLSRHPIVDAAHFTYVLTDAERNEAIARQGYAGELVEDRGVLWLKLEVEGHPLYLYNLHHALGDPAINALNLRQLNALLHRREGVPAVVLGDFNANTAIKRGGSWLVAHLLHPKQDNDTDTIEEFRLRYGDDMHNVTVGDRGVGNIADPRLRHELHVLEQDLPETVCHAATVRVRLADHSLTTPHHARTELSSGQIPKHSPAWWRLQDIADCATLTSHPDSHGVVHATGKRFDNFYATRTLVPVLFEVDRSTESSDHQPVVAHYRFADGLAKAPPHH from the coding sequence ATGAAGATGCCCGAAGTGCTGGAGCATCTGCCCGCAGTGGGACACCTGCTCGGCCGCAAGCCGGGCGGGCAGGAGGACATCTTGCCCAGACGTGACCCCACCCTCACCCTGCCGGATTTTCATGCCGTGCCGCTGCCCGCCAGCGAGCGCCGGCTGGGAGACGGCCGCACCTTCATCGTGCACCACCCGTCGCCGCGCGCCCCCCGGGGACCGGGCCTCACGGTGATGAGCTACAACATCCTCATGGGCGGCGAGCGCCAGGAGGCGCTGCTGGAGTACTTCACCCAATTGGAGGCCCAGGACCGCATGCCGGACGTCATCGGCCTGCAGGAGGCGGGCGTCCCCATGGCGGTGCTGCTCGCGTCCCGCTTCGGCTTCCACCTGGCCTACCAGGGCAGCGACGGCGACGACGGCACGCGGCTGGTGAACGGCAAGGCGTGGCTCAGCCGCCATCCCATCGTGGACGCCGCGCACTTCACCTACGTCCTCACCGACGCCGAGCGCAATGAAGCCATCGCGCGCCAGGGCTACGCGGGCGAGCTGGTGGAGGACCGCGGCGTGCTCTGGTTGAAGCTGGAGGTGGAGGGCCACCCGCTCTACCTCTACAACCTGCACCACGCGCTGGGAGACCCGGCCATCAACGCGCTCAACCTGCGCCAGCTCAACGCGCTCCTGCACCGGCGCGAGGGCGTCCCCGCCGTCGTGCTGGGCGACTTCAACGCCAACACCGCCATCAAGCGCGGCGGCTCGTGGCTGGTGGCGCACCTGCTGCACCCGAAGCAGGACAACGACACGGACACCATCGAGGAGTTCCGGCTCCGCTACGGCGACGACATGCACAACGTCACCGTGGGCGACCGCGGCGTGGGCAACATCGCGGATCCGCGCCTGCGCCACGAACTGCACGTGCTGGAGCAGGACCTGCCGGAGACGGTGTGTCACGCGGCGACGGTGCGCGTGCGGCTGGCGGACCACTCGCTGACGACGCCGCACCACGCCCGCACGGAGCTGAGCTCCGGCCAGATTCCCAAGCACAGCCCCGCGTGGTGGCGGCTGCAGGACATCGCGGACTGCGCCACGCTCACCTCGCACCCGGACAGCCACGGCGTGGTGCACGCCACGGGCAAGCGCTTCGACAACTTCTACGCGACGCGCACGCTGGTCCCCGTCCTCTTCGAGGTGGACCGCTCCACCGAGTCCTCGGACCACCAGCCGGTGGTGGCCCACTACCGCTTCGCCGACGGACTGGCCAAGGCCCCGCCGCACCACTGA
- a CDS encoding M4 family metallopeptidase, producing the protein MYEKRVFGALGAAALSLMVGACTDGAPASNTEDANVQKASANLAAGQKVIAADSDAVPTFLTGSFGSVPAPSAIQGIAAQQQLAPVLAGVAPLFRLDPNDLFLKKAYVGFDGDTHFRYGVTKNGIVVDGAEVRLHARNGSVFAVNTNARGDLKAEAKASIASEAAIAAAIGDRGSPERASSNAEPQLVYRRSGDELILSYVVRVQGELKDSTPVDDSVYVNAKTGDVFERVPHIHSAKNRQVNDMQHRTNVPTGGVRARWEGDPAHADAVVNNNYNHLGTVYDCYQNLFGRDSINNAGATLKSFVHYSNNYVNAYWDGTQMVYGDGDGVNASNLANSLDVTAHELTHAVTENESNLTYSGESGGLNESLSDIFGAVCEWYGKGKVIDDGTWIVGDDVWTPSIPGDGLRYMKNPTLDGDSLDYYPDYGSGVDVHYSSGISNLAFYLMSEGGTHPRAKTTQVVTGIGFEKAARVFYKINADLLVASSNFEAAKTASEQAATQLGFTAAEIASVGNAWKAVGVGVPVPPPVTTPIEKGVPVTGISGTSGSKVYYSVTIPEGATDVTFTLSGGTGDADLYVRKNNAPTDSLYDCRPYKSGNSEVCAFPTSGPKGIWYVMIKGFTSYANTSLSVTWKGGFVDIGNETRIENLSGVPGSAQTFIIDVPEFKKDSGINTLSVALGEGEGNADLYVRAAAAPTQFEYNCRGVKESATESCILRNIPAGKYYITVFGVPSLVDTTVNGYIKTVLAASYKVP; encoded by the coding sequence ATGTACGAGAAGCGAGTATTCGGCGCCCTGGGTGCCGCAGCCCTGTCCCTGATGGTTGGCGCTTGCACTGACGGCGCCCCGGCCTCGAACACGGAGGACGCGAACGTCCAGAAGGCTTCCGCCAACCTGGCGGCGGGCCAGAAGGTCATCGCGGCGGACTCCGACGCGGTCCCCACCTTCCTCACCGGTTCCTTTGGTTCCGTTCCCGCTCCCTCGGCCATCCAGGGCATCGCGGCCCAGCAGCAGCTGGCGCCGGTGCTCGCGGGCGTGGCTCCGCTGTTCCGCCTGGACCCGAACGACCTGTTCCTGAAGAAGGCCTACGTCGGCTTCGACGGTGACACCCACTTCCGTTACGGCGTGACCAAGAACGGCATCGTCGTGGACGGCGCCGAAGTCCGCCTGCACGCCCGCAACGGCTCCGTGTTCGCGGTGAACACCAACGCCCGTGGCGACCTGAAGGCGGAGGCCAAGGCCTCCATCGCGTCCGAGGCGGCCATCGCGGCGGCCATCGGTGATCGCGGCTCCCCGGAGCGCGCGTCCTCCAACGCGGAGCCCCAGCTGGTCTACCGCCGCTCGGGTGACGAGCTCATCCTGTCCTACGTGGTCCGCGTCCAGGGCGAGCTGAAGGACAGCACCCCGGTGGATGACTCCGTGTACGTGAACGCCAAGACGGGCGACGTCTTCGAGCGCGTTCCGCACATCCACTCGGCGAAGAACCGCCAGGTCAACGACATGCAGCACCGCACGAACGTCCCCACGGGCGGCGTGCGCGCCCGGTGGGAGGGTGACCCGGCCCACGCCGACGCGGTGGTGAACAACAACTACAACCACCTGGGCACGGTCTACGACTGCTACCAGAACCTGTTCGGCCGCGACTCCATCAACAACGCGGGCGCGACGCTGAAGAGCTTCGTCCACTACAGCAACAACTACGTCAACGCCTACTGGGACGGCACCCAGATGGTGTACGGCGATGGCGACGGCGTGAACGCCTCCAACCTGGCGAACTCGCTGGACGTGACGGCGCACGAGCTGACGCACGCCGTGACGGAGAACGAGTCCAACCTCACCTACTCCGGTGAGTCCGGCGGCCTCAACGAGTCCCTGTCCGACATCTTCGGCGCGGTCTGCGAGTGGTACGGCAAGGGCAAGGTCATCGACGACGGCACCTGGATCGTCGGCGACGACGTCTGGACCCCGAGCATCCCGGGTGACGGCCTGCGCTACATGAAGAACCCCACGCTGGACGGGGACTCGCTCGACTACTACCCGGACTACGGCTCGGGCGTGGACGTGCACTACAGCTCCGGTATCTCCAACCTGGCGTTCTACCTGATGTCCGAGGGTGGCACGCACCCGCGCGCCAAGACGACCCAGGTCGTCACGGGCATCGGCTTCGAGAAGGCCGCCCGCGTCTTCTACAAGATCAACGCCGACCTCCTGGTCGCGTCCTCGAACTTCGAGGCGGCCAAGACGGCCTCCGAGCAGGCCGCGACGCAGCTGGGCTTCACCGCGGCGGAGATCGCCTCGGTGGGCAACGCCTGGAAGGCCGTGGGCGTGGGCGTGCCCGTGCCTCCTCCGGTCACCACGCCGATCGAGAAGGGCGTGCCCGTGACGGGCATCTCCGGCACCTCCGGCAGCAAGGTGTACTACTCCGTGACGATCCCCGAGGGCGCCACGGACGTGACCTTCACGCTGTCCGGTGGCACGGGTGACGCGGACCTCTACGTCCGCAAGAACAACGCCCCGACGGACTCCCTGTACGACTGCCGTCCGTACAAGTCCGGCAACAGCGAGGTCTGCGCCTTCCCGACCTCCGGCCCCAAGGGCATCTGGTACGTGATGATCAAGGGCTTCACGTCCTACGCGAACACCAGCCTGTCCGTGACCTGGAAGGGTGGCTTCGTGGACATCGGCAACGAGACCCGCATCGAGAACCTCTCGGGCGTGCCGGGCTCCGCGCAGACCTTCATCATCGACGTGCCCGAGTTCAAGAAGGACTCCGGCATCAACACCCTGTCCGTCGCCCTGGGCGAGGGTGAGGGCAACGCGGACCTCTACGTCCGCGCCGCCGCCGCCCCGACGCAGTTCGAGTACAACTGCCGTGGCGTGAAGGAGAGCGCGACGGAGAGCTGCATCCTGCGCAACATCCCGGCGGGCAAGTACTACATCACCGTGTTCGGCGTGCCGAGCCTGGTGGACACCACGGTCAACGGCTACATCAAGACCGTGCTCGCGGCCTCCTACAAGGTCCCGTAG
- a CDS encoding NADPH:quinone oxidoreductase family protein: protein MRALQLQRLTGPEGLEMVDVPEPEAGDGVLIDVVAAGVSFPDLLLTHGQYQLKPEVPFVPGVEVAGVVRAAPAGARVKPGDRVMGFSFTLGGFAEACVVAPELAFPIPEAWSFEQAAGVVMNYHTAHFALHRRGQVRAGETVLVHGAAGGVGTAAVQVAKGAGARVLAVVGDERKAEVARRAGADGVLLLKDFQAGVREATDGRGADVVLDPVGGDVFDKSLKVLAPEGRLLVVGFASGQIPSVAVNRLLLRNVSVVGVAWGSFLMQAPEVTGAIAKDLEALAARGVVNPVVGRVFPFEEGAQALRELESRQAVGKVVLKVKAG from the coding sequence ATGCGCGCATTGCAGCTTCAGCGGCTGACGGGACCGGAGGGCCTGGAGATGGTGGACGTCCCGGAGCCGGAGGCCGGGGACGGAGTGCTCATTGATGTGGTGGCGGCCGGGGTGAGCTTCCCGGATCTGCTGCTCACCCACGGCCAGTACCAGCTGAAGCCGGAGGTGCCCTTCGTGCCGGGGGTGGAGGTGGCGGGCGTGGTGCGCGCCGCGCCGGCGGGGGCGCGGGTGAAGCCCGGCGACCGGGTGATGGGCTTCTCCTTCACGCTGGGCGGCTTCGCGGAGGCCTGCGTGGTGGCGCCGGAGCTGGCCTTCCCCATTCCGGAGGCGTGGAGCTTCGAGCAGGCGGCGGGCGTGGTGATGAACTACCACACGGCGCACTTCGCGCTGCACCGGCGCGGGCAGGTGCGCGCGGGGGAGACGGTGCTCGTGCACGGCGCGGCGGGCGGCGTGGGCACCGCGGCCGTGCAGGTGGCGAAGGGCGCCGGGGCGCGCGTGCTGGCGGTGGTGGGCGACGAGCGCAAGGCGGAGGTGGCGAGGCGCGCGGGCGCGGACGGCGTGCTCCTCTTGAAGGACTTCCAGGCCGGCGTGCGCGAGGCCACGGACGGCCGGGGCGCGGACGTGGTGTTGGACCCCGTGGGCGGCGACGTCTTCGACAAGAGCCTCAAGGTGCTGGCGCCGGAGGGACGGCTTCTGGTGGTGGGCTTCGCCAGCGGCCAGATTCCGTCCGTGGCCGTGAACCGGCTCTTGCTGCGCAACGTCTCCGTGGTGGGCGTGGCGTGGGGCTCCTTCCTGATGCAGGCGCCAGAGGTGACGGGCGCCATCGCGAAGGACCTGGAGGCGCTCGCGGCGCGCGGCGTCGTCAACCCGGTGGTGGGGCGCGTCTTCCCCTTCGAGGAGGGGGCACAGGCGCTGCGCGAGCTGGAGTCGCGCCAGGCCGTGGGCAAGGTCGTCCTGAAGGTGAAGGCGGGCTGA
- a CDS encoding non-ribosomal peptide synthetase codes for MAPPSTLRLPPTAEIAFGATVLKQPELLRRASRVARRLRTEWNVQPGDRVGLMVVPGPEVIPAILGIWMAGAAYVPLDPFLPDERLLRILRDAGLRGVVTQRMHRVSVGLLETWLGSPLPFLEADAAAVEEAEDAEVPDAIDAPPDRPAYLIYTSGSTGEPKGVVCTFRGLSNLVRGVAPLLGLGPDTRHLQFASINFDASVWEVFPTLFAGGAVVQGTREDLLPGRRMAEYLRQQRVTHLCLPPSVLGQLGPHVDTLPDVACVVMAGERCPAPLAERWHASGRRVFNAYGPTEGTVCATAYRVKGGESPVPIGQALPGVRLRVVGPDGRDVAEGATGEVWIGGEGVAEGYRNQPERTRERFPTDADGARWYRTGDEAARRADGALVFLGRMDQQVKLRGFRIELEAIEQALYAYPGVAQAAVTVFEHTDAQGQTTGLLVAYHSVQEGHTVDLDALRAHLGVVLPDYMVPHRFVALPRLPLMPHLGKVDRQALPPPADWVGATASEPRAAASEPRDTAAAPIDRLCRAFERGLRAAPGTVTPTTHFFQAGGDSLGVAHVLAQVEEDFGVSLPSRRVYSHPTPQLLLPFCEAGAAPAEAGPQGVRATLLTDARSAALPLLAVPALVKQPPRTLLLTGATGFLGIHLLAALAPRVERIHCLVRARDDAEAGARLRATARKYGVHLPWRDGRIQAVAGDITRTRLGMEASVHDALALQCDAVVHSAASISYILPYADAGRPNVAGTQQVLAFCAHGRAKPLHHVSSLSVHGAVGTLLGLEEVDEDFALERSLDLMVYENGYTRAKWVAERIAVDARESGLPVSIYRPGFIQGHSRTGIGNADDMLCRLLVGNAQLGMSPDLPDKYWLPVPVDYVASATAHLVLTQAPGGTYNLAPEREQEPSHNALFDMLGEHGHPVRRVAPAVWLRELGRVGPDNALFPLVAFLREKVYHGTRTVLELHHRTPRVRTDHTRAALAGTDLQCPDIDAALLGRYVKDLFARHRCAAIAA; via the coding sequence ATGGCCCCCCCGTCCACGCTGCGTCTTCCCCCGACCGCGGAAATCGCCTTCGGAGCCACGGTGCTGAAACAGCCGGAGCTGCTGCGCCGGGCGTCCCGGGTGGCTCGCCGGCTGCGCACCGAGTGGAACGTGCAGCCCGGGGACCGCGTGGGGTTGATGGTGGTGCCCGGGCCGGAGGTCATCCCGGCCATCCTGGGCATCTGGATGGCGGGGGCGGCCTACGTGCCGTTGGATCCGTTCCTCCCGGACGAGCGGCTCCTGCGCATCCTGCGCGACGCGGGCCTGCGCGGCGTCGTCACCCAGCGCATGCACCGCGTCTCCGTGGGGCTCTTGGAAACATGGCTGGGCTCACCGCTGCCCTTCCTGGAGGCGGACGCGGCGGCAGTGGAAGAAGCGGAGGACGCGGAGGTCCCGGACGCCATCGACGCGCCGCCGGACCGGCCCGCCTACCTCATCTACACCTCCGGCAGCACCGGTGAGCCCAAGGGCGTGGTGTGCACCTTCCGGGGGCTTTCGAACCTGGTGCGCGGCGTGGCGCCGCTGCTGGGCCTGGGGCCGGACACGCGGCACCTCCAGTTCGCCAGCATCAACTTCGACGCGTCGGTGTGGGAGGTGTTCCCCACGCTGTTCGCGGGCGGCGCCGTGGTGCAGGGCACGCGCGAGGACCTGCTGCCCGGCCGGCGCATGGCGGAGTACCTGCGCCAGCAGCGCGTGACGCACCTGTGCCTGCCGCCGTCGGTGCTGGGGCAGCTGGGGCCGCACGTGGACACGCTGCCGGACGTGGCGTGCGTGGTGATGGCGGGCGAGCGCTGCCCGGCGCCGCTCGCGGAGCGGTGGCACGCGTCCGGCCGCCGCGTCTTCAACGCCTACGGGCCCACGGAGGGGACGGTCTGCGCGACGGCGTACCGGGTGAAGGGCGGCGAGTCCCCCGTACCCATCGGCCAGGCGCTGCCGGGCGTACGGCTGCGCGTGGTGGGGCCGGACGGGAGGGACGTCGCGGAGGGCGCGACGGGCGAGGTGTGGATTGGCGGCGAGGGCGTGGCGGAGGGCTACCGCAACCAGCCCGAGCGCACGCGGGAGCGCTTCCCCACGGACGCGGACGGCGCCCGGTGGTACCGCACCGGCGACGAGGCGGCGCGGCGGGCGGACGGGGCGCTCGTGTTCCTGGGCCGGATGGATCAACAGGTGAAGCTGCGCGGCTTCCGCATCGAGTTGGAGGCGATCGAACAGGCGCTGTACGCGTACCCCGGCGTCGCGCAGGCGGCGGTGACGGTCTTCGAGCACACGGACGCGCAGGGCCAGACGACGGGCCTGCTGGTGGCCTACCACAGCGTGCAGGAGGGCCACACGGTGGACCTGGACGCGCTGCGCGCGCACCTGGGCGTCGTGCTGCCGGACTACATGGTGCCGCACCGCTTCGTGGCGCTGCCGCGCCTGCCGCTCATGCCCCACCTGGGCAAGGTGGACCGGCAGGCCCTGCCGCCCCCCGCGGACTGGGTGGGCGCCACCGCGTCCGAGCCCCGCGCCGCGGCGTCCGAGCCTCGCGACACGGCCGCCGCGCCCATCGACCGGCTGTGCCGCGCCTTCGAGCGGGGCCTGCGCGCGGCCCCGGGCACCGTCACGCCCACCACGCACTTCTTCCAGGCGGGCGGCGACTCGCTGGGCGTGGCGCACGTGCTGGCGCAGGTGGAGGAGGACTTCGGCGTGTCACTGCCGTCGCGGCGCGTGTACTCGCACCCCACGCCCCAGTTGCTGCTGCCCTTCTGCGAGGCCGGCGCGGCCCCCGCCGAAGCGGGCCCCCAGGGCGTGCGCGCCACGCTGCTCACCGACGCGCGCTCCGCGGCCCTGCCCCTGCTCGCGGTGCCCGCGCTGGTGAAGCAGCCGCCGCGCACGCTGCTGCTCACGGGGGCGACGGGCTTCCTGGGCATCCACCTGCTGGCGGCGCTGGCCCCGCGCGTGGAGCGCATCCACTGCCTCGTGCGGGCCCGCGACGACGCGGAGGCCGGCGCGCGGCTTCGCGCCACCGCGCGCAAGTACGGCGTGCACCTGCCCTGGCGTGACGGGCGCATCCAGGCGGTGGCGGGCGACATCACCCGGACGCGGCTGGGCATGGAGGCGTCCGTGCATGACGCCCTCGCGCTCCAGTGCGACGCGGTGGTGCACTCGGCCGCGAGCATCAGCTACATCCTGCCGTACGCGGACGCGGGGCGGCCCAACGTCGCCGGCACGCAGCAGGTGCTGGCCTTCTGCGCGCACGGCCGCGCGAAGCCGCTGCACCACGTGTCCTCGCTCAGCGTCCACGGCGCGGTGGGCACGCTGCTGGGCCTGGAGGAGGTGGACGAGGACTTCGCGCTGGAGCGCTCGCTGGACCTGATGGTCTACGAGAACGGCTACACGCGGGCCAAGTGGGTCGCGGAGCGCATCGCCGTGGACGCGCGCGAGAGCGGCCTGCCCGTCAGCATCTACCGGCCGGGCTTCATCCAGGGCCACAGCCGCACGGGCATTGGCAACGCGGACGACATGCTGTGCCGGCTGCTGGTGGGCAACGCGCAGCTGGGCATGTCGCCGGACCTGCCGGACAAGTACTGGCTGCCGGTGCCGGTGGACTACGTGGCCAGCGCCACCGCGCACCTGGTCCTCACCCAGGCCCCGGGCGGCACGTACAACCTGGCGCCGGAGCGCGAGCAGGAGCCTTCCCACAACGCCCTCTTCGACATGCTGGGCGAGCACGGGCACCCGGTGCGCCGCGTGGCCCCGGCGGTGTGGCTGCGGGAGCTGGGACGGGTGGGGCCGGACAACGCCCTCTTCCCGCTGGTCGCGTTCCTGCGGGAGAAGGTCTACCACGGCACCCGCACGGTGCTGGAGCTGCACCACCGCACGCCGCGCGTGCGCACCGACCACACGCGCGCCGCGCTGGCGGGCACGGACCTCCAGTGCCCGGACATCGACGCGGCCCTGCTGGGCCGCTACGTGAAGGACCTGTTCGCGCGCCACCGCTGCGCGGCCATCGCCGCTTGA
- a CDS encoding DUF418 domain-containing protein, giving the protein MSETPSAGPTEHSERVHALDALRGFALVGVFISNSLTSFNGRILLPREQSLALGAAPLDVAVNSLFGLLIDQKFVTLFTFLFGLGFALQLTRAEGRGVSIVPVYRRRLAVLLGIGLVHMFGVWVGDILATYAVVGFMLLPFRKCSDKAVLRWAAVLLFAFPITFTVGQRVLPAVLHGAAEAERAQKATRDAEAAHRAEFLAGLSSDSVLTTQWANVRFGWAGMNNPSRPLLLSIVLGRFLLGLWAGRRGLIQDVERHRPLLRRLAAWGLGVGTTIGLLVLVLNLVYRGVASPPGWLAWLRTPRDVGYLFMGTGYAAAFALLFQRERWRKVLGVFEPAGRMALTSYLMQSVMSLCLYDGWGLGLIARTPPSRTVLFCAVLFAGQLAFSHWWLARFRFGPVEWLWRSLTYGRVQSMRLTPARAAGMAH; this is encoded by the coding sequence ATGTCAGAAACACCCTCCGCAGGTCCCACCGAGCACTCCGAGCGCGTCCACGCCCTGGACGCCCTGCGCGGCTTCGCGCTGGTGGGCGTCTTCATCTCCAACAGCCTGACCTCGTTCAACGGCCGGATACTCCTTCCGCGCGAGCAGTCCCTGGCGCTGGGGGCCGCCCCGCTGGACGTCGCGGTCAACTCGCTCTTCGGCCTGCTCATCGACCAGAAGTTCGTCACCCTCTTCACCTTCCTCTTCGGGCTGGGGTTCGCGCTGCAGCTGACGCGCGCGGAAGGACGAGGGGTGTCCATCGTGCCGGTGTACCGGCGCCGGCTGGCCGTGCTGCTGGGCATCGGCCTGGTCCACATGTTCGGGGTGTGGGTGGGGGACATCCTCGCCACGTACGCGGTGGTGGGCTTCATGCTGCTGCCGTTCCGCAAGTGCTCCGACAAGGCGGTGCTCCGCTGGGCAGCGGTGCTCCTGTTCGCGTTTCCCATCACCTTCACCGTCGGACAGCGGGTGCTCCCGGCGGTGCTCCACGGCGCGGCGGAGGCGGAGCGCGCCCAGAAGGCCACGCGGGACGCGGAGGCGGCCCACCGCGCGGAGTTCCTCGCCGGCCTGTCCAGCGACTCCGTGCTGACCACCCAGTGGGCCAACGTGCGCTTCGGCTGGGCGGGGATGAACAACCCCAGCCGCCCGCTGCTGCTGTCCATCGTCCTGGGCCGCTTCCTGCTGGGCCTGTGGGCCGGACGCCGCGGGCTCATCCAGGACGTGGAGCGCCACCGCCCGCTGCTGCGGCGGCTGGCGGCCTGGGGGCTGGGGGTGGGCACCACCATCGGGCTGCTCGTGCTGGTGCTCAACCTCGTCTACCGGGGCGTGGCCAGCCCGCCGGGGTGGCTGGCGTGGCTGCGCACCCCGCGCGACGTGGGCTACCTCTTCATGGGCACGGGCTACGCGGCCGCCTTCGCGCTGCTCTTCCAGAGGGAGCGCTGGCGCAAGGTGCTGGGCGTGTTCGAGCCCGCGGGCCGCATGGCGCTGACCAGCTACCTCATGCAGTCCGTGATGAGCCTCTGCCTGTACGACGGCTGGGGCCTGGGGCTCATCGCCCGCACGCCGCCGTCGCGCACGGTGCTCTTCTGCGCGGTCCTCTTCGCGGGGCAGCTCGCCTTCAGCCACTGGTGGCTGGCGCGCTTCCGCTTCGGCCCGGTGGAGTGGCTGTGGCGCTCGCTCACCTACGGCCGTGTCCAGTCCATGCGCCTGACACCCGCGCGCGCGGCGGGCATGGCGCACTGA